In Leucobacter sp. CX169, a single genomic region encodes these proteins:
- the fusA gene encoding elongation factor G produces the protein MAQDVLTDLSKVRNIGIMAHIDAGKTTTTERILFYTGVNHKLGETHDGGATTDWMEQEKERGITITSAAVTCFWNKNQINIIDTPGHVDFTVEVERSLRVLDGAVAVFDGKEGVEPQSETVWRQADKYNVPRICFVNKMDKMGADFYFTVDTIVKRLGAKPLVMQLPIGFESGFEGVVDLMEMRALTWRGDAKGDVTLGANYEIEEIPADLQEKAVEYRAKLVETIAESDDALLEKYFAGEEISIPELKAALRKMVVNSEIYPVFCGSAFKNRGIQPMLDAVVDYLPNPLDVGAIEAHDPRDESIVIERLPDSSQPFAALAFKVAVHPFFGRLTYVRVYSGHAESGAAVINSTKGRKERIGKIFQMHANKENPVDQLTAGNIYAVIGLKDTTTGDTLSDINSQVVLESMTFPEPVIEVAIEPKTKADQEKLGTAIQKLAEEDPTFRVSLNAETGQTVIAGMGELHLDILVDRMKREFNVEANVGKPQVAYRETIRKTVEKHDYTHKKQTGGSGQFAKVQISLEPLDPAGDKMYEFANKVTGGRVPREYIPSVDAGIQDAMQYGILAGFPLVGVKAALLDGQYHDVDSSEMAFKIAGSMAFKEAARKASPVLLEPMMAVEVRTPEEYMGDVIGDINSRRGQIQSMEDASGVKIINALVPLSEMFGYIGDLRSKTSGRAVFSMTFHSYAEVPKAVAEEIIQKVKGE, from the coding sequence GTGGCACAAGACGTGCTCACCGACCTGAGCAAGGTCCGCAACATCGGCATCATGGCCCACATCGATGCCGGCAAGACCACCACCACCGAGCGCATCCTGTTCTACACGGGCGTGAACCACAAGCTCGGCGAGACCCACGATGGTGGCGCGACCACTGACTGGATGGAGCAGGAGAAGGAACGCGGCATCACGATCACCAGTGCCGCGGTGACCTGCTTCTGGAACAAGAACCAGATCAACATCATCGACACCCCCGGTCACGTCGACTTCACCGTTGAGGTGGAGCGCTCGCTCCGCGTCCTCGACGGCGCAGTCGCAGTGTTCGACGGCAAGGAGGGCGTTGAGCCCCAGTCCGAGACCGTCTGGCGCCAGGCCGACAAGTACAACGTGCCCCGCATCTGCTTCGTCAACAAGATGGACAAGATGGGCGCCGACTTCTACTTCACCGTAGACACGATCGTCAAGCGCCTCGGCGCGAAGCCGCTCGTGATGCAGCTTCCGATTGGATTCGAGTCGGGCTTCGAGGGCGTTGTCGACCTCATGGAGATGCGTGCGCTGACCTGGCGCGGCGACGCCAAGGGTGACGTGACCCTCGGTGCGAACTACGAGATCGAAGAGATTCCTGCTGACCTGCAGGAAAAGGCCGTGGAGTACCGCGCCAAGCTCGTCGAGACGATCGCCGAGAGCGACGACGCACTGCTGGAGAAGTACTTTGCCGGCGAGGAGATTTCGATCCCCGAGCTCAAAGCTGCGCTTCGCAAGATGGTCGTCAACAGCGAGATCTACCCGGTCTTCTGTGGCTCGGCGTTCAAGAACCGCGGCATCCAGCCGATGCTCGACGCGGTCGTTGACTACCTGCCGAACCCGCTCGACGTCGGTGCCATCGAGGCACACGACCCGCGCGACGAGTCGATCGTCATCGAGCGTCTCCCCGATTCCTCGCAGCCGTTCGCGGCTCTCGCGTTCAAGGTTGCCGTGCACCCGTTCTTCGGTCGCCTCACCTACGTTCGCGTGTACTCGGGTCACGCCGAGTCGGGCGCTGCCGTCATCAACTCGACCAAGGGCCGCAAGGAGCGCATCGGAAAGATCTTCCAGATGCACGCCAACAAGGAGAACCCGGTCGATCAGCTCACCGCTGGCAACATCTACGCGGTGATCGGTCTCAAGGACACCACGACCGGCGACACGCTGTCGGACATCAACAGCCAGGTTGTCCTGGAATCGATGACCTTCCCGGAGCCCGTCATCGAGGTGGCCATCGAGCCGAAGACCAAGGCTGACCAGGAGAAGCTCGGCACGGCGATCCAGAAGCTCGCTGAAGAGGACCCCACGTTCCGCGTGAGCCTCAACGCCGAGACCGGCCAGACGGTTATCGCCGGCATGGGCGAGCTGCACCTTGATATCCTCGTTGACCGCATGAAGCGCGAGTTCAACGTCGAGGCCAACGTGGGCAAGCCCCAGGTTGCGTACCGCGAGACGATCCGCAAGACCGTCGAGAAGCACGACTACACCCACAAGAAGCAGACCGGTGGTTCGGGTCAGTTCGCTAAGGTGCAGATCTCGCTTGAGCCCCTCGATCCGGCCGGCGACAAGATGTACGAGTTCGCGAACAAGGTCACCGGTGGCCGCGTTCCTCGCGAGTACATCCCCTCGGTCGACGCAGGTATCCAGGACGCCATGCAGTACGGCATCCTGGCCGGCTTCCCCCTCGTGGGCGTCAAGGCGGCTCTGCTGGACGGTCAGTACCACGACGTTGACTCGTCGGAAATGGCGTTCAAGATCGCCGGCTCCATGGCGTTCAAGGAGGCTGCTCGCAAGGCGAGCCCCGTCCTCCTCGAGCCCATGATGGCTGTCGAGGTCCGTACTCCCGAGGAGTACATGGGCGACGTCATCGGCGATATCAACTCGCGTCGTGGCCAGATCCAGTCGATGGAGGACGCGAGCGGTGTGAAGATCATCAACGCGCTCGTCCCGCTGTCTGAAATGTTTGGGTACATCGGCGACCTGCGGTCCAAGACCAGCGGCCGCGCCGTGTTCTCGATGACTTTCCATTCCTACGCTGAGGTCCCCAAGGCCGTGGCTGAAGAGATCATTCAGAAGGTCAAGGGCGAATAA
- a CDS encoding antitoxin, with the protein MGIEDLGAKAEQAAKQVGDVIGQNKEKIEAALKSEQAEGLSDKVLDGATGLFNKITGDKFADQAEDVRKNIDGAVGNE; encoded by the coding sequence ATGGGTATTGAAGATCTCGGCGCAAAGGCGGAGCAGGCTGCGAAGCAGGTCGGCGACGTCATCGGCCAGAACAAGGAAAAGATCGAAGCGGCGCTCAAGAGCGAGCAGGCCGAGGGCCTCAGCGACAAGGTGCTCGATGGCGCCACCGGTCTCTTCAATAAGATCACCGGCGACAAGTTCGCCGATCAGGCAGAGGATGTCCGCAAGAACATCGATGGGGCCGTCGGAAACGAATAG
- the tuf gene encoding elongation factor Tu, translating to MAKAKFERNKPHVNIGTIGHVDHGKTTLTAAISKVLADKFPSATNVQRDFATIDSAPEERQRGITINISHVEYETPTRHYAHVDAPGHADYIKNMITGAAQMDGAILVVAATDGPMAQTREHVLLAKQVGVPYLLVALNKCDMVEDEEILELVELEVRELLSSQGFPGDDAPVVRVSGYQALQGEEKWVNAILELMEAVDTAIPTPERDKDKPFLMPVEDVFTITGRGTVVTGRAERGTLAINSEVEIVGLKPTVKTTVTGIEMFHKQLDEAWAGENCGLLLRGTKREDVERGQVIVKPGSITPHTEFEGTAYILSKEEGGRHNPFFTNYRPQFYFRTTDVTGVITLPEGKDMVMPGDTTDMSVVLIQPIAMEEGLGFAIREGGRTVGAGTVTAITK from the coding sequence GTGGCGAAGGCCAAGTTCGAGCGGAACAAGCCGCACGTAAACATCGGAACGATCGGTCACGTTGACCACGGTAAGACGACCCTTACCGCGGCCATCTCGAAGGTGCTTGCTGACAAGTTCCCGTCGGCCACCAACGTGCAGCGCGATTTCGCTACCATCGACTCCGCTCCCGAGGAGCGCCAGCGTGGTATCACGATCAACATCTCGCACGTCGAGTACGAGACCCCGACCCGTCACTACGCTCACGTTGATGCACCCGGCCACGCCGACTACATCAAGAACATGATCACCGGTGCGGCTCAGATGGACGGCGCGATCCTCGTGGTTGCTGCTACCGACGGCCCCATGGCACAGACCCGCGAGCACGTGCTGCTCGCGAAGCAGGTTGGCGTTCCCTACCTGCTCGTTGCGCTGAACAAGTGCGACATGGTTGAGGACGAGGAGATCCTGGAGCTCGTTGAGCTCGAGGTTCGCGAGCTGCTCTCGAGCCAGGGCTTCCCCGGCGACGACGCTCCCGTTGTCCGCGTCTCGGGCTACCAGGCGCTGCAGGGCGAAGAGAAGTGGGTTAACGCCATTCTCGAGCTCATGGAGGCTGTTGACACGGCTATCCCGACCCCCGAGCGTGACAAGGACAAGCCGTTCCTCATGCCCGTCGAGGACGTCTTCACGATCACCGGTCGTGGCACGGTTGTGACGGGTCGCGCCGAGCGCGGTACCCTCGCGATCAACTCCGAGGTCGAGATTGTTGGCCTCAAGCCGACCGTCAAGACCACGGTCACCGGTATCGAGATGTTCCACAAGCAGCTCGACGAGGCGTGGGCTGGCGAGAACTGTGGCCTCCTGCTCCGCGGCACCAAGCGTGAAGACGTTGAGCGCGGCCAGGTCATCGTGAAGCCGGGCTCGATCACTCCCCACACGGAGTTCGAGGGCACCGCTTACATCCTTTCCAAGGAAGAGGGCGGCCGACACAACCCGTTCTTCACGAACTACCGCCCGCAGTTCTACTTCCGCACCACGGACGTGACCGGCGTCATCACCCTCCCCGAGGGCAAGGACATGGTCATGCCTGGCGACACCACCGACATGTCGGTCGTGCTGATTCAGCCGATCGCTATGGAAGAGGGCCTCGGCTTCGCTATCCGTGAGGGTGGCCGCACCGTCGGCGCCGGCACGGTGACGGCGATCACCAAGTAG
- the rpsL gene encoding 30S ribosomal protein S12: protein MPTIQQLVRKGRTPKVVKTKAPALKANPQQRGVCTRVYTTTPKKPNSAMRKVARVKLSNGTEVTAYIPGEGHNLQEHSMVLVRGGRVKDLPGVRYKIVRGALDTQAVKGRKQARSLYGAKKEKK from the coding sequence GTGCCAACGATTCAGCAGTTGGTTCGCAAGGGGCGTACGCCGAAGGTCGTCAAGACCAAGGCTCCCGCTCTGAAGGCGAACCCGCAGCAGCGCGGGGTATGCACCCGTGTCTACACCACCACCCCGAAGAAGCCGAACTCGGCGATGCGTAAGGTCGCTCGTGTGAAGCTCTCGAACGGGACCGAGGTTACGGCCTACATCCCCGGTGAGGGCCACAACCTGCAGGAGCACTCGATGGTGCTCGTGCGCGGCGGTCGCGTGAAGGACCTTCCCGGCGTGCGTTACAAGATCGTGCGCGGCGCGCTCGATACGCAGGCCGTCAAGGGCCGTAAGCAGGCGCGTAGCCTCTACGGTGCGAAGAAGGAGAAGAAGTAA
- a CDS encoding nucleoside-diphosphate sugar epimerase/dehydratase, whose amino-acid sequence MVESLELPRPLGRDTRSSGERFTHFIRQFGLLFVCDVLAWAVAIVAALLLRFDFSLTLVHWGWTAALIGATALLQLVAGWGFWLYRSRYQTGSFDEVRALFFSTVAVSAFAWVFAFWVGYGNGIPRSTMVIAGPIAFSLMGILRYLIRLADEQRMKPGAEAERVLIYGAGYVGSATVRRMLTDAVAGSLPVGFLDDDVAKRNLEVRGVRVLGGLDDLAEVARQTSASAVLVCIGYADSSLLRRVNDAAARAGLRVMVLPPLERLLQGKDAISDLRDLSIEDLIGRHPVRLEMSSIAEYLQDRVVLVTGAGGSIGSELCRQLSRFAPKELILLDRDETALQGAQLSISGHGLLDTRDVVLADIRDEEALRRIFAERRPEVVFHAAALKHLPMLEQYPDEAWKTNVLGTLNVLRAAQSVGVGTFVNISTDKAANPTSVLGHSKRVAEKLTAWMAEESGMRYLSVRFGNVIGSRGSMLPTFQQLIEAGGPVTVTHPDVTRYFMTIPEACQLVIQAGGIGRPGEVLILDMGEPVRILDVAEQMIAQSGKPIEIVFTGLRHGEKLHEELVAAGEGDERPFHPKISHAHVSTISPDRVDHDGWIARLNLTSEAEGRAQ is encoded by the coding sequence ATGGTGGAATCCCTGGAACTGCCCCGCCCGCTCGGCCGAGACACCCGAAGCTCTGGCGAGCGTTTCACGCATTTCATTCGCCAGTTTGGGCTGCTGTTCGTCTGCGACGTCCTTGCCTGGGCGGTGGCGATCGTGGCAGCGCTGCTGCTCCGCTTTGATTTTTCGCTCACCCTCGTCCACTGGGGGTGGACCGCTGCGCTGATCGGCGCGACTGCCCTGCTCCAGCTCGTGGCAGGCTGGGGCTTCTGGCTCTATCGTTCGCGCTACCAGACCGGGAGCTTCGACGAGGTTCGGGCCCTCTTCTTCAGTACCGTCGCGGTGAGCGCGTTCGCCTGGGTGTTTGCCTTCTGGGTCGGCTATGGCAACGGCATTCCCCGCAGCACGATGGTCATCGCAGGTCCGATCGCTTTCAGCCTGATGGGGATTTTGCGCTACCTCATTCGGTTGGCCGACGAGCAGCGCATGAAGCCCGGCGCCGAGGCAGAGCGGGTCCTGATTTATGGCGCCGGCTATGTCGGTTCCGCAACGGTGCGTCGCATGCTCACTGACGCGGTGGCGGGGAGCCTCCCCGTGGGGTTTCTCGACGACGATGTGGCGAAGCGTAACCTCGAGGTGCGCGGAGTGCGTGTACTCGGCGGCCTGGACGACCTTGCGGAGGTCGCGCGCCAGACATCGGCGAGTGCCGTGCTGGTCTGCATCGGGTACGCGGACTCCTCGCTTCTGCGCCGGGTCAACGACGCCGCAGCGCGCGCCGGCCTGCGGGTCATGGTGCTGCCCCCACTCGAGCGGCTCCTCCAGGGCAAGGACGCGATTAGCGATCTGCGGGATCTCTCCATCGAGGACCTCATCGGCCGCCACCCCGTGCGCCTCGAGATGTCCTCGATCGCCGAGTACCTCCAGGATCGGGTCGTCCTCGTCACCGGCGCCGGGGGCTCGATCGGCTCGGAGCTGTGTCGCCAGCTCAGCCGTTTTGCCCCCAAGGAGCTGATCCTGCTCGATCGCGACGAGACCGCCCTGCAGGGAGCGCAGCTCTCCATCAGCGGCCACGGGCTCCTCGATACCCGCGATGTGGTTCTCGCGGATATTCGTGACGAGGAGGCGCTGCGGCGGATCTTTGCCGAGCGCCGCCCCGAGGTGGTGTTCCACGCGGCCGCGCTGAAGCACCTGCCAATGCTTGAGCAATACCCGGACGAGGCGTGGAAGACCAACGTGCTCGGCACGCTCAACGTTCTCCGCGCGGCCCAGTCGGTCGGTGTCGGCACCTTCGTGAACATCTCGACCGACAAGGCGGCGAACCCGACGAGCGTGCTCGGGCACTCGAAGCGGGTCGCTGAGAAGCTCACGGCCTGGATGGCCGAGGAGAGCGGGATGCGTTACCTCTCGGTACGTTTCGGAAACGTGATCGGGAGCCGCGGCTCGATGCTGCCGACGTTCCAGCAGCTCATCGAGGCGGGCGGGCCGGTCACGGTCACCCACCCCGACGTGACCCGCTACTTCATGACCATCCCCGAGGCCTGCCAGCTCGTGATTCAGGCGGGCGGGATCGGCCGTCCGGGGGAGGTCCTCATCCTGGACATGGGTGAGCCCGTGCGCATTCTCGATGTCGCCGAGCAGATGATCGCGCAGTCGGGGAAGCCGATTGAGATCGTCTTCACGGGATTGCGTCACGGCGAGAAGCTGCACGAGGAGCTCGTGGCGGCGGGGGAGGGCGACGAACGGCCCTTCCATCCGAAGATCTCGCACGCCCATGTGTCGACCATCTCGCCGGATCGCGTCGACCACGACGGCTGGATCGCTCGCCTCAACCTGACCTCCGAGGCGGAAGGGCGCGCGCAGTGA
- the rpsG gene encoding 30S ribosomal protein S7 — MPRKGPAPKRPVVADPVYGAPIVSQLVNKILLDGKKGLAERIVYDALAAVGAKSDQDAVTVLKKALDNVRPTLEVRSRRVGGSTYQVPVEVKPHRANTLALRWLTSYAKARRENSMTDRLTNEILDASNGLGAAVKRREDTHKMAESNRAFAHYRW, encoded by the coding sequence ATGCCTCGTAAGGGACCTGCTCCGAAGCGCCCCGTAGTTGCCGATCCGGTATACGGCGCCCCCATTGTGAGCCAGCTCGTCAACAAGATCCTCCTGGACGGCAAGAAGGGGCTCGCCGAGCGCATTGTGTATGACGCACTCGCTGCGGTGGGCGCCAAGTCCGATCAGGATGCGGTCACGGTCCTCAAGAAGGCGCTCGACAACGTGCGCCCCACCCTTGAGGTCCGCTCGCGTCGCGTCGGCGGATCCACCTACCAGGTGCCCGTCGAGGTCAAGCCGCACCGTGCGAACACGCTCGCACTTCGCTGGCTGACCAGCTACGCAAAGGCTCGTCGTGAGAACAGCATGACGGACCGACTCACCAACGAGATCCTCGACGCATCCAACGGCCTCGGTGCCGCTGTGAAGCGCCGCGAGGACACTCACAAGATGGCTGAGTCGAACCGCGCATTCGCGCACTACCGCTGGTAG